A stretch of the Neptunomonas phycophila genome encodes the following:
- a CDS encoding gluconokinase, with the protein MNKQKIIVMGVSGCGKSLIGSLLAEHLGLSFYDGDDFHPPENVEKMRQGTPLNDHDRREWLHTLNQLITSKPNAVVACSGLKPQYRELLRQGNEATLIYLKGDIDTIWKRHQQREGHYFNGRGMLESQFGDLIEPLTDEAVHIDIDQPVEDVLNDILKALDDPLAHPTRS; encoded by the coding sequence ATGAATAAGCAAAAGATAATTGTGATGGGCGTATCGGGTTGCGGTAAATCCTTGATCGGATCATTGCTGGCTGAGCACTTGGGCCTATCATTTTATGATGGAGATGATTTTCACCCCCCTGAGAACGTGGAAAAAATGCGCCAAGGCACTCCACTCAATGACCATGATCGTCGTGAGTGGCTACACACTCTCAATCAGTTAATTACTAGCAAGCCGAATGCGGTTGTGGCGTGCTCTGGACTTAAGCCCCAGTATCGTGAGCTGTTACGTCAGGGCAATGAGGCCACGTTAATTTACTTAAAAGGCGATATCGATACGATTTGGAAACGTCATCAACAACGCGAAGGCCATTATTTTAACGGTCGAGGCATGTTGGAGAGCCAGTTTGGAGATCTCATCGAGCCACTAACCGATGAAGCGGTTCATATCGATATCGATCAACCTGTAGAGGACGTGCTCAATGATATTCTTAAAGCACTGGACGACCCGTTAGCACACCCCACAAGATCTTGA
- the rpiA gene encoding ribose-5-phosphate isomerase RpiA → MTQDEMKLAVAQAAIEYIRPKLNDDSIVGVGTGSTANFFIDELAKIKHLFASAVASSDETAKRLEAHGIEVLDLNTAGQLDVYIDGADEFDPHLNLIKGGGAALTREKIVAAASREFVCIVDSSKQVDILGGFPLPIEVIPMSRSYVAREIVKLDGAPVYREGVVTDNGNEILDVHDLSIVNPKELERVLNNVVGVVTNGLFANRGADVVLMSTPDGVETFKRS, encoded by the coding sequence ATGACTCAAGATGAAATGAAGCTAGCTGTAGCACAAGCGGCCATCGAGTATATCCGTCCCAAGCTCAATGATGATTCCATTGTCGGCGTAGGAACAGGGTCAACAGCTAACTTTTTTATTGATGAGTTAGCAAAGATTAAACATCTTTTTGCCAGTGCCGTGGCAAGCTCAGATGAGACGGCAAAGCGTTTGGAAGCTCATGGCATCGAGGTCTTGGATCTTAATACGGCTGGGCAGCTTGATGTTTATATTGATGGCGCTGATGAGTTTGATCCGCACTTAAATCTCATTAAAGGCGGTGGCGCTGCGTTAACGCGAGAAAAGATTGTTGCAGCGGCCTCTCGTGAATTTGTGTGTATTGTCGACTCGTCAAAGCAGGTGGATATTTTAGGTGGCTTCCCGTTACCTATCGAGGTGATCCCGATGTCGCGCTCCTATGTAGCACGAGAAATAGTAAAGCTTGATGGCGCTCCGGTTTATCGTGAAGGTGTCGTAACAGATAACGGGAACGAGATTCTCGATGTGCATGATTTGTCGATCGTTAACCCTAAAGAGTTAGAGCGCGTTTTAAATAACGTGGTAGGGGTAGTGACGAATGGTTTGTTTGCTAATCGTGGTGCTGATGTCGTATTGATGAGTACTCCTGATGGCGTAGAAACGTTTAAGCGCTCATAA
- a CDS encoding TRAP transporter large permease translates to MFDLSSLGIGLGSLAMLVLLIGLLLTGMQLAFVTGLVALIFTLGWFGVDALPLVTSRMYSFVNGYVFLAVPMFVLMAALLDRSGIAVDLFDAMKKAARKIRGGVAVQTLVVAVILASMSGVIGGETVLLGILALPQMLRLGYNRKLAIGTTCAGGALGTMMPPSIVLIIYGMTASVSIGDLFKAAFLPAAILALFYVAYVLIRCWMDPSLAPLPSDEMQKEDDAKQTNYFKALFFPGLTVAIVLGSIYTGVASVTEASALGVVGIMLSALIRGELNVQMLKDSAKSTMQTCGMIMWIGIGASALVGVYNLMGGIDFVESVILSLSNGHVMGTVLIMMVILLILGMFLDWVGVALLTMPIFVPIIVGLGLDPIWFGVVFCLNMQVSFLSPPFGPAAFYLKSVAPKDISLGEIFSALLPFIALQIIVLALVIAFPQLSLWWK, encoded by the coding sequence TAGTGGCGTTAATTTTTACTCTTGGTTGGTTTGGCGTTGATGCTCTACCGCTCGTGACCAGCCGCATGTATAGCTTTGTCAACGGGTATGTTTTCTTAGCCGTGCCCATGTTTGTTCTCATGGCAGCCCTGCTCGATCGCTCAGGTATCGCTGTTGATTTATTCGACGCCATGAAGAAGGCCGCGCGTAAAATACGCGGAGGCGTAGCCGTTCAAACCTTAGTCGTTGCTGTAATTCTAGCGTCTATGTCCGGTGTCATCGGCGGAGAAACCGTTCTTTTAGGTATTTTAGCCTTACCGCAAATGTTACGTTTAGGCTATAACCGTAAGCTCGCTATTGGTACAACCTGTGCCGGTGGTGCGCTTGGTACCATGATGCCTCCAAGCATTGTGTTGATTATCTACGGCATGACCGCCAGCGTGTCGATAGGTGACTTGTTTAAAGCGGCTTTTTTACCGGCAGCTATCCTCGCGCTATTTTATGTCGCTTACGTACTAATCCGTTGCTGGATGGACCCTTCTTTAGCGCCGCTACCGTCGGATGAAATGCAAAAAGAAGATGACGCCAAACAAACGAATTACTTCAAAGCGCTATTTTTCCCAGGTCTAACGGTCGCCATCGTTCTGGGCAGCATTTACACCGGTGTCGCGTCAGTCACCGAAGCCTCTGCACTGGGTGTTGTTGGCATTATGCTCAGCGCGCTGATTCGTGGCGAACTTAATGTCCAGATGCTCAAAGATAGCGCCAAATCGACTATGCAAACCTGCGGTATGATCATGTGGATTGGTATCGGTGCTAGCGCACTAGTCGGCGTATACAACTTGATGGGCGGCATCGACTTTGTCGAAAGCGTCATCCTGTCGCTGAGTAACGGTCATGTTATGGGCACCGTATTAATCATGATGGTGATTTTGCTGATTTTGGGCATGTTCCTTGATTGGGTGGGTGTTGCGTTACTCACTATGCCTATCTTTGTACCCATTATCGTCGGCCTCGGCTTAGACCCTATCTGGTTTGGTGTGGTGTTTTGCTTGAACATGCAGGTGTCTTTTTTATCACCTCCATTTGGCCCAGCGGCGTTTTACCTTAAGTCGGTGGCTCCCAAAGATATCAGCTTGGGTGAGATATTCTCTGCCCTGCTACCGTTCATTGCGTTGCAGATCATAGTGCTTGCGCTGGTTATCGCCTTTCCGCAACTGTCTTTGTGGTGGAAATAA
- the ilvA gene encoding threonine ammonia-lyase, biosynthetic — translation MAHRYIKKILEARVYDVAVETPLDEARGLSERLNNRVLLKREDLQPVFSFKIRGAYNKMRQLTEEQLACGVVAASAGNHAQGLAMAAKKMGVKATIVMPKTTPELKVNNVRRLGGKVVLHGDAYDDASAYAKALVAEKGMTYVHPFDDPDVIAGQGTIAMEILRQESGPIDAIFVPVGGGGLIAGIAAYVKYLRPETKVIGVEPSEAACLHAALAAGSRVVLPQVGIFADGVAVAQIGENTFELAREYVDEVICVSTDEICAAIKDIYDDTRSICEPAGALGIAGMKKYVAREQCSNQTLIAIDSGANVNFDRLRHIAERSELGEKREVIVAAKIPEKPGSFKKFCTALGKRNITEFNYRYSNDDTAVVFAGIQVKPNNDGRDELLAEIREHLDEVIDLTDDETAKLHVRYMVGGHAPEAVDNEVVYRFEFPERPGALMKFLTKLGGRWNISMFHYRNHGAAAGRVLVGMQVPAQEHSQVQAFLDEIGYEYWDETDNASYQLFLG, via the coding sequence ATGGCTCACCGATACATCAAAAAAATACTCGAAGCTCGCGTCTATGACGTCGCTGTCGAAACCCCTCTTGATGAGGCTCGTGGTCTTTCAGAAAGGCTTAATAACCGTGTGCTTCTTAAGCGCGAAGACTTACAGCCGGTGTTCTCATTCAAGATTCGCGGCGCTTATAACAAAATGCGTCAGTTAACTGAAGAACAACTGGCCTGTGGTGTTGTAGCTGCTTCAGCGGGTAACCATGCGCAAGGCTTAGCCATGGCGGCTAAAAAAATGGGGGTAAAAGCCACCATTGTAATGCCCAAAACGACTCCGGAGCTAAAGGTCAACAATGTTCGCCGTTTAGGTGGCAAAGTTGTACTGCACGGCGACGCCTATGATGATGCCTCAGCCTACGCTAAAGCCTTAGTTGCCGAGAAAGGCATGACCTATGTACACCCCTTTGACGACCCAGACGTTATTGCCGGCCAAGGCACAATAGCTATGGAAATTCTTCGTCAAGAGTCAGGGCCGATTGACGCTATTTTCGTACCGGTTGGCGGCGGCGGCTTGATTGCAGGTATTGCGGCTTATGTGAAATACCTGCGCCCAGAAACAAAAGTTATTGGCGTAGAGCCCAGCGAAGCCGCTTGTTTGCATGCCGCTCTGGCAGCTGGTAGCCGAGTCGTGCTACCACAAGTTGGCATTTTTGCTGACGGCGTGGCCGTTGCTCAAATTGGTGAAAATACCTTTGAACTGGCCCGTGAATATGTCGATGAAGTGATCTGCGTATCAACTGACGAAATCTGCGCGGCTATAAAAGATATTTACGACGATACCCGCTCCATTTGTGAGCCCGCTGGAGCATTGGGTATTGCGGGTATGAAAAAATATGTGGCCCGCGAGCAATGCAGCAACCAAACACTGATTGCCATCGACTCTGGCGCAAACGTGAACTTTGACCGTTTACGCCACATTGCAGAGCGCTCTGAGCTTGGAGAAAAGCGCGAAGTCATCGTCGCCGCTAAAATCCCAGAAAAGCCAGGTAGCTTTAAAAAGTTTTGCACGGCGTTAGGTAAACGTAACATCACTGAATTTAACTATCGCTACAGTAATGACGATACCGCTGTCGTATTTGCTGGCATTCAGGTTAAACCTAACAATGACGGCCGCGATGAGCTATTGGCTGAAATTCGAGAGCACTTAGACGAAGTCATTGACCTAACCGATGACGAAACCGCCAAACTACACGTGCGTTATATGGTCGGAGGCCATGCCCCCGAAGCCGTCGACAACGAAGTGGTTTATCGCTTTGAGTTCCCTGAACGACCTGGCGCGTTGATGAAGTTTCTAACCAAACTAGGCGGCCGTTGGAATATTTCCATGTTCCATTACCGCAACCATGGCGCGGCAGCCGGTCGTGTTTTAGTAGGAATGCAAGTGCCTGCGCAAGAGCATAGCCAAGTCCAAGCGTTTCTGGATGAAATCGGTTATGAATACTGGGACGAAACAGACAACGCGTCCTATCAACTTTTCTTAGGCTAG